The Desulfonatronum lacustre DSM 10312 region TGCAGCAGTCCGCCCTGCTCATCCAGGCAGGCCAGCTTGGCCCCGGTGCGAAATCCCGGGTCCAGGGCCATGATCCGCTTGCGGCCCAGGGGCGGGGACAGGAGCAGCTCGCGCAGGTTCGCGGAAAAAACCGCGATCGCCTCCGCATCAGCCCGGGTTTTCAGGTTCGCCCGCAGTTCCGTCTCCATGGCAGGCGCGAGCAGACGGCGGTATCCGTCCTGAACAGCCAGTCGCACCTGTTGCGCGCACGCTCCCTGGCCGCGTACGAAGCGGCGTTCCAGCCCGGTCGTGGCCAACGCCTCGTCCGGACGCACCTCCACGGAAAGAACGGCTTCCCGTTCGCCCCGAAACAGGGCCAGAATCCGATGGCCGGGAGCGGTTGCCGCGGGCTCCTCCCAGTCATTCCAATCCCTGAACTTGACCGCCACAGCCGGATCGACCTTGGCCACGCCCCTGGCCGGACGGGATCGCAGCCGGGCCTTGGTCGTGAACAGGGCGCGCATCGCGGCTCTGGCTCCGGGATCCTCGGAAATGCGCTCCGCCAGGATATCCCTGGCCCCGGCCAGGGCCTGTTCCGCTGTTTCCACGCCCTTGGGCGGATCAACAAAGGAGGACGCGGCACCAACCGGGTCCGCCGTGCGCTGTTCCATGAGCAGGTCGGCCAGAGGTTCCAGCCCTTTTTCCGCGGCCATCATCGCCCGGGTGCGCCGCTTGGGTCGATGGGGAAGATAGATGTCCTCCAGTTCGGTCAGGGACCGGGCCCCCTCCAGGGCGCCGCGCAAGGCATCGGACAACAGCTCCCGCTCCTCCAGGGAGGCCAACATGGCGCCGCGCCGCTTGTCCAGATCAGCCAGGGCCTCCAGCCCGTCGCGCACCTTGCGCACGACCACCTCGTCCAGAGAACCCGTGGCCTCCTTGCGATACCGGGCGATAAACACCTCGGTGGAGCCTTCCCGGAGCAAATCCGCGACGGCCTGAACCTGTCGCGCCGTCAACCCGAGCTGCGCGGCCACCTGATTGATATGAGTCAAAATGCGTTGTTCCTCTAAAAGAAGTGTCACTTGTTGTCGCGGTCCCTGTTCCATTGCTCCAATTTCCCTTGAATGAACTCCACGATGTGCGCGTGCTCATCCTTCCCCGCTCCGGTGACCGTCATGGGTTCATGGAAGTGGAAATGGACGGTTTTCTTCGGGTCTATCTTTCCAAAATCCTTGAGAAGTTTTCCATTGCCCCACGCATCGGTCTGCAACGCGAACGGAACCACCTGGACCCCGGCCCGTCTGGCCAGCTTTACCCCCATGGAGTTGAATTTCTGGGGATCGAACGCCGGTTCTCGGGTCGACTGGGGAAAGACCACAATCGAGATACCCTTCTCCAGCCGTCTGCCGCCTTCCTCCATGACGGTCTTGTAGTCATCCCGCGGATTTTGGCGCTCAACCACGACCGGATCGCGGGCGATCAGCACATGTTTGAACACGGGATACTCCACCAGGCTCCGCTTGACCACAAAGGTGACCGGCCGGTGCGGCTGGATGATCGATGGCAGGACAAACGTCTCCAGGGTGCTCATGTGGTTGCCCACGAAAACGCATGGGGAGTCGAGCTTCGCCAGAAGGGAAACGTTCTCTATCTTCAGGCGGACCCCGACGCTTTCCAGGGCAGAGCAGATGGCCCGGCTGCTTTCGATCCAGGCTCGGCCGTCATACATCGACCGCTTGCCCTTTTTCGAAGCCCGAAAGATGATCCCGATCATCTTGGGATAGAAGATCGGGCTGGGAAAAGTTTTGGCGAACCAGGAGAGATTGCGGTACGGGGAGGTGTAATCTTCCGTCGGAAGGGCATCGAACATGCCGGGATTCCTTTTTTTAAATCGAGACGTCCAACTGTTTTCGGAAAAACTTACCGGGAATCGAAAAAAAGGCAACTTCGTTGTTCGAGGACTCGTTGATTCATGAATACGGGAATCGCACTGACATCTTCAGGCTTGTCGGGCGGCTACTTTCCGGGCTCAAACGCCGAACGCATGAACTCGATCTCCCGCCTGCTCGCTCCCCAGCTCGACCCTTCGTCTTCCCAACTCTGAACGGCCGCGGCAATGGCTTTGGCCAGCGTTTCGGCCTCCCTGGCTTCCACTCCGAATTCGGCGGCCACGTCAAAAGCCAGTTCCAGGCTGGCCGTCCCGTCTTGATAATCGATCCGGGTATGCAGGATGCGCGGTTTGACGTGTTCCGGAGTGGGTTCCAGATCGTAAAGAGGAGAAAGCCGCCAGCCTTCCGGTCCGGAATAAAGAAAGGCATGGTTGCGTAAATGGTCGTCCACATTGGCGATCAGAATATTGAACACCAATCGTTTCCAGAGTTCCTTGAGGTCCGCTGCCGGTCGCGCACCATATTCGCGCAGAACCTCGGCGATCTCCAGATAGCTGCCGTGCTCTCCGTCGGATGCCCCGAGCATGCTCAAGGCTGAGAGAAAAGGAATTCGGGAGCCATCGGCGTTCCGATCAAATCGACGCAGGAGCAGGATGTTCTTGTCGGCTATCCGCTCCAGACGCACGGCTGGCACGTTCAGGCCGGCCTTGTGCGCCAGGCGATGGGAGACGAACTCCCAGAGCTGTACATCGTGGTCATCGCCGCTGTTGGGAAACTTGGCCACCATCAGTGTCCCGTCGTTGTCCAGCACCGATGCTTTGGGCCTGGCTCCGCCCAGTGAGGAGCCGGGGCCGACGAGTTGCTTGAGGTCGTCATCTTTTTCCGTACGCGACGTCGTCCGTTCGGCGGCTGCCAGAAGACGGCCGAGACGGACCAGGGGCGGGATGGGGTCATTTTTGTCGGTGGCCAGAAACGGCCCTTGCTTGTGCAATGAGAAACGCAAAGCGCCCTGTCTGGCCAAATCGTTGACCATGAGCAGATAGTCCGCCTCCAGGAGCATCCGAGGTGCACGCTGTTCCAATTTGGCCAACCGGGCTTCCCGACGATCCATCAAGGTCCGCCCCCAGCGGTCCGGGGCTGAATCACCAATGGCTCCGAACAAGGCCTTGTCCGTGTGAAACGTGCCTTTCCGTAGTTCCAGGGCGGGCTCCAGGGAAAAGCCCGTCGCGCAGCTTCTCCAGGCGTAATCGTATTCGAATGTGGCGCTTTGCCGACCCCTGGCTTCATGAACCCAGAGCGTGCCCACGAAAATTGGGCCGTTACGCGAGTCGACGTGAACGAAAATTTCCCTGGACAAGACGAGTCACTCCCCCAGCTTTTTCAAGCCTCGGGCGCGCTTGGGTAGTCGTTCGGCCTCAAGGGCCTGACCAACCGGGTCGTTGCCGATATCGGCCAGCCTCATCCATTTCGTGCCCATGCCCAAAGCGAAAATCACCGCGGCATAGGACCCCATGCCCACCCCGGGATCGCCTTTCTGGATTTTAGCCAAGGTCTCCCGACTGATCCCGGCCCGTTCCGCTACCAGGGCCATTTTCAGCCCGCGACGCAATCTGGCTCTGCGGAGGTCTTCTCCGAGGTGGACAAGCCCTTGACGGACGCTGAGCGGAGGTTTGAGTTTCGGCATGATATGCTCATAAAAATTGGCATGAGATTAGATAATGCCAAAGATCTTCATCATTAAATAAAAAGGGTAAACCTCGTTACAGATAATCGTTTCTGCCGAAGCCACGGCCCTGTTCGGGGCATCTGTGCCGTTATGCCTCTTTCAATTTCTTCTTGGAGGTAGCAGGGTTTACCCAAACTTACTCTTCCGCAAAGGCCATTTGAGGGGCATAGTGCCGTATCACCCGGCCTGATGCGGCAAATGGATGTCTGGTCGGTAACCAAACTCGACCAAAGCGAGAGAATAAAACGTCGGTTGCGGGCAACATTTCATAGCACCTGGATTTCTCAAGCCGGGATGTTCATCTCCGTGCTGAGATTTAACGAGTCTGTTGAGCTATGCCTGTCAAACAATATGGACCTCTCCCCAAGTTCTCGCCTATTGCCTTTCTTGCAACATGCCTCGCTGTATCAAATCAATATTTTGACTCGGACAGATCCGGACCACGGATTATCAATCGACAAGTTTCCAAATAGAACTTGGGCCTCTTCCTGATCGACGCACATATGAAGCGGACTTGAGAAAGGCACTTGTCTGTGATGTATGCTTGAAACCAAGATGGTGTTTTATGTCAGCATTGCTCGCCTTGCGGTGGCGCATGAGATACTTATACATTGCTACATGCTTCGAACTTGTAGATGTTACTCGAAATAACTTGGTAACACTTAAAATTTTTGTCCATTCCTGCTTACAACGAATGAAAATTCCTGCCTTTATCCCACAAAGCTCAACACTGGCTAGCTTTTCGGTAGCTCGTTCTATCGCTTCCCAAGGATTGTCAACAAATTTGGCCAACTGTTTCATTAAAACTTGGACAGACACTGCACCTATTTCATAAACAGAATTCAATATTAATAACTCAGAAATTCCATACTCTTCCACATCGTCATTTGCCAGAACAAATACGCCAATACGTAAAAACTCACCTTGCATTGATACTTCAATACTATCATCAAGTTCTGTAAATTTAGGGAATGCACGTCCATATCTTAGAGAGTTAATGCTCATCCGTAAAACGCCCATTCCTGCTCTGTCAACTAGATTGTATTCCGTAAGTAGTTTAGCAAGTGCCTTGTTCCTGTGTCGAGGTTCGTGTTTTGCTATATTTTCAGCAGTAACACCACCATAAAAAATTCCTGGACTTGTGATGATGAGTTTGTCTGAAGTGAAATTCACGGAAACCATGCCATCGACGGCATAATCACGATGGACAAGTGCGTTCAGATATGCCTCATGAAATGCGATTTTGTCTAGAAGTTGAAATGTGTACTTTTTTTCTTGAAACACAATTAGTTTGAATTCGTTACAGACGTCAAAGTGTGTCTTACACGTTTTATAGTCTCCCAAAGGCAATCCTCCCAGACATCATTAATGTGGAGACATCCCGATGTGGTCTTACGAGAATATCGATATTCATACTTTCCCAAGTGCTTCCGTATCGCGGTGGCCTTGCCAAGGAACAGAAGGCCACTTTTTGTTAAGATACCGTTACATGTAGCGCCAATAGCCTCCAGAAAGGATGCCCTATTTATCCCGTCTATCTTCCTACGAGTGAGAAAATCTGTAAGAGCCTCTAATACAGCGCTTTCGTTAAGCAATTCACTTGGATCGCCATCGATATATTCGGCGCTCCAATCATAGTCTTGGAGGTTCTTGACAGCAAGTTTAATTTCGTCTGGTGTCATGGGACGGCTGGACTTGCCGTCACGGATGCAAACCTTTCCGCTAGTTGTAGCAACAAGCGTATCTCGCCGTCGCGGAATTTGGATCACTAAGTAATTTTTCCCATCGTAGGGAACCATAGCAATTTCAATATCAACTGCTGGCTTTAGTTTACCCCGTAGTCTTTCTCTCGTTGTATGAATGTCAATAGGACAGAAACCAGCAAGTTGATCCTGCCATCGACCGTGAGTTATATTGCTGCTATCCTTGACTCCGATTAATATAATACCACCCAAATGGTTCGCTAGCGCTGAAATTTCCTCCGCTAAGTCTTTGGCATTGTGAAGCGCACTTTCTGAAGCATAATGTTTAAATTCAAGTATGTCGGATTCGTACTTTTCGCTCGGTTCGTTCCTTAGTTTTTCGAACAACTGTGCGTATTGTGTTAAGTTCATGCTCTTCTCCCGATTTCGTAATTGTTCCTATCGTGGTGCTGTATTGTAAACTCGCTGCTTGTCAAGGGGTCAGATTATTTTTTTCTCTAATGATATTTTTGATCGCTGTGGCAGTAGGAACTCCCTGTACCGCAGACTGTGGTGCAGGGGCAATAAGTATGATGGGCGAGGCGTCAAACTTGCGGCCATTGGCGGTGCCGGTGAGGTCGGCTACCAGGGCGGCAAGTAGATTCTCGCCAGCGGTGCGAGAGGCGGCAAGCCGGGCTTCCAACTCGTCCACCAAGGCCATCAGTTGATCCACTTTGGCCACGATCCGGCGTTGTTCAGCGAGGGGAGGAAGGGGAATTGGCAAGCTGCACATAACAGTGCGCCCAACGTTTTTCATTGAACTACTGGTACCGGATGCATTGCGGGCATAGTACGCGCGTGATTGATCGGATGAATTCGCTAAGTTGATGAATGCTTTATCAATCTCATCCGGAAAAGTGAAGCGGACGATTTTGTCACTCATCATCAGGCGTGGAGGTGTTTGGCCGACAACAACGCTTCGGGCGACAAGTTCTTCTGTATTGGCTCTTGACAATAGAAAGTCACCAGGGCGAACCTCACAACCAGGGCGTGCATCGACTCCTAGCGGAAGAGCCTTATTTTCCTCTGGTTTGAAGACGCTCCAAGAAACTGCGCTGACTTTCAGAACACCCCAATCAGTTCCTGATCGTGCTTGGGGCACGCATTGCGGGCTCCAGCCCGAATCGCTGGAAAGGGAAATGTTCCCTAGGCGGACCCAGGTCCAAGAAAACGGGACTTCGTACGGGACGTCGTCCTCTAATACCGGCTCGTATTGTTTTGCCTTCATTGCTTGCCGAATTTTGGAAATACGAGTGATCAACTCCTCCACCGGTTCATCATCCGGATATTGAGGCACAAGTTTCCCCTGCACCGCCAGGGTAAGGATGGTTTTGCGCAGGTCGGCGGGTGTAATCGTGTACGATGGATGGAAAAGAAAATTGAGGTTGGCCGGGGTGGGGGCGTCGGCAAAGCGGGCCAGGGTAGCGCGGGCGAGGTCGTTGTGTTGGGTTTCCCGTTCCTGCTGCTGCGCCTCCAGTTGATCACACAACGCCATCAACTCATCCACCTTGGCCACGATCCGCTTTTGTTCAGCGAGGGAAGGGAGGGGAATTGTTAGCTCTTTCAGTGTATTGGAGTTGACTGCGGCCTGATTGATCCATCGAGTACAGATTTTCGCAAAGTAGCCGCTATTGCGGAGCAGGGTGAGATAGTAAACCACGTATCCCGGATATATGCCTTCCTTGAGTCGAAGCCGTGTGATGTGATTGCTGAAACCGTAGTCATAGTCGTGATCCACCAAGCTCGTTTTGCCCACAAGCTCCTGGCTGTTCGTGTTGTTGAAAAGAATGTCGCCTTGGCGAATCGAAGCCTTCTTGGCATCTATCATCTTTGGATCAACACGGACAATCAGGTCAAAATTCAACGTTCCCAGAGTGGAGATGTTGTGGGTGCGTAGGTGAACGTGACCATCCGCGGTTTGGTGGCTTCTGGAACACGCGAAGCCCGGAGTTATTGAGGAACAAATTGATGCAATTGTCTGATCCTTCCATTCTGACAATAAACCGTCATGATCGAGCATTCTGCCTGTGAACCCGCCGGAGAATGCGAGGCGCAGCACCAGCTCCCGCATCTTCCCCACCGCTCCCGGCGCGTCGGCGAACAGCTCGAATTTCTCGAAAAACGTTTCCAGTTTCATGAAGCCTGCTCTTTTCCGGATTCTTCGCTGTCCAACACTTCGCGGTAGCGTGGACATAGTTGGCGGTAGATCAATTGTGGTGTCGCTGTCTCCACAATCTGAGATTCGGGAGTCACTGACTCCCGAATTGGGATC contains the following coding sequences:
- a CDS encoding lysophospholipid acyltransferase family protein codes for the protein MFDALPTEDYTSPYRNLSWFAKTFPSPIFYPKMIGIIFRASKKGKRSMYDGRAWIESSRAICSALESVGVRLKIENVSLLAKLDSPCVFVGNHMSTLETFVLPSIIQPHRPVTFVVKRSLVEYPVFKHVLIARDPVVVERQNPRDDYKTVMEEGGRRLEKGISIVVFPQSTREPAFDPQKFNSMGVKLARRAGVQVVPFALQTDAWGNGKLLKDFGKIDPKKTVHFHFHEPMTVTGAGKDEHAHIVEFIQGKLEQWNRDRDNK
- a CDS encoding type II toxin-antitoxin system HipA family toxin, whose product is MSREIFVHVDSRNGPIFVGTLWVHEARGRQSATFEYDYAWRSCATGFSLEPALELRKGTFHTDKALFGAIGDSAPDRWGRTLMDRREARLAKLEQRAPRMLLEADYLLMVNDLARQGALRFSLHKQGPFLATDKNDPIPPLVRLGRLLAAAERTTSRTEKDDDLKQLVGPGSSLGGARPKASVLDNDGTLMVAKFPNSGDDHDVQLWEFVSHRLAHKAGLNVPAVRLERIADKNILLLRRFDRNADGSRIPFLSALSMLGASDGEHGSYLEIAEVLREYGARPAADLKELWKRLVFNILIANVDDHLRNHAFLYSGPEGWRLSPLYDLEPTPEHVKPRILHTRIDYQDGTASLELAFDVAAEFGVEAREAETLAKAIAAAVQSWEDEGSSWGASRREIEFMRSAFEPGK
- a CDS encoding helix-turn-helix domain-containing protein; translated protein: MPKLKPPLSVRQGLVHLGEDLRRARLRRGLKMALVAERAGISRETLAKIQKGDPGVGMGSYAAVIFALGMGTKWMRLADIGNDPVGQALEAERLPKRARGLKKLGE
- a CDS encoding ATP-binding protein; the protein is MFQEKKYTFQLLDKIAFHEAYLNALVHRDYAVDGMVSVNFTSDKLIITSPGIFYGGVTAENIAKHEPRHRNKALAKLLTEYNLVDRAGMGVLRMSINSLRYGRAFPKFTELDDSIEVSMQGEFLRIGVFVLANDDVEEYGISELLILNSVYEIGAVSVQVLMKQLAKFVDNPWEAIERATEKLASVELCGIKAGIFIRCKQEWTKILSVTKLFRVTSTSSKHVAMYKYLMRHRKASNADIKHHLGFKHTSQTSAFLKSASYVRRSGRGPSSIWKLVD
- a CDS encoding AlbA family DNA-binding domain-containing protein translates to MNLTQYAQLFEKLRNEPSEKYESDILEFKHYASESALHNAKDLAEEISALANHLGGIILIGVKDSSNITHGRWQDQLAGFCPIDIHTTRERLRGKLKPAVDIEIAMVPYDGKNYLVIQIPRRRDTLVATTSGKVCIRDGKSSRPMTPDEIKLAVKNLQDYDWSAEYIDGDPSELLNESAVLEALTDFLTRRKIDGINRASFLEAIGATCNGILTKSGLLFLGKATAIRKHLGKYEYRYSRKTTSGCLHINDVWEDCLWETIKRVRHTLTSVTNSN
- a CDS encoding restriction endonuclease subunit S, with protein sequence MKLETFFEKFELFADAPGAVGKMRELVLRLAFSGGFTGRMLDHDGLLSEWKDQTIASICSSITPGFACSRSHQTADGHVHLRTHNISTLGTLNFDLIVRVDPKMIDAKKASIRQGDILFNNTNSQELVGKTSLVDHDYDYGFSNHITRLRLKEGIYPGYVVYYLTLLRNSGYFAKICTRWINQAAVNSNTLKELTIPLPSLAEQKRIVAKVDELMALCDQLEAQQQERETQHNDLARATLARFADAPTPANLNFLFHPSYTITPADLRKTILTLAVQGKLVPQYPDDEPVEELITRISKIRQAMKAKQYEPVLEDDVPYEVPFSWTWVRLGNISLSSDSGWSPQCVPQARSGTDWGVLKVSAVSWSVFKPEENKALPLGVDARPGCEVRPGDFLLSRANTEELVARSVVVGQTPPRLMMSDKIVRFTFPDEIDKAFINLANSSDQSRAYYARNASGTSSSMKNVGRTVMCSLPIPLPPLAEQRRIVAKVDQLMALVDELEARLAASRTAGENLLAALVADLTGTANGRKFDASPIILIAPAPQSAVQGVPTATAIKNIIREKNNLTP